The Yersinia intermedia genome window below encodes:
- a CDS encoding UvrD-helicase domain-containing protein, giving the protein MIAAEAWQPADGLTLEPNAKRAAKARKRCLALTAGPGAGKTEMLAQRADFLLRTGTCRYPKRILAISFKVDASRNLKERVERRCGPDLASRFDSYTFHAFAKRIIDRFRPVLTGKNALDAGYTIVDKKNGPSRTQIEFGDLVPLAIQILQTSKIARNAIRKTYSDIFLDEFQDCTNLQYDLVKLAFQGTSLRLTAVGDTKQKIMAWAGALDGIFQTFANDFNAVPLNMYRNFRSKPKLLRVQNEIIRTLDPDSVMPDEQLDGDEGEVYAYRFEDSCKEAIYLADLINSWINSEQLPPAEIAVLVSKQLELYADHLMIELEVRGIPYRNEQQLQDITIEPAARLIVDYLSCLYGKREPKAWIRLMNQMIPFADEEIQSSAKKDLDQLIKKQRKKVSDARHTDSPFSDWVQLAIEFLKYIGSKMLVALSPDYETRSRLNDVIHETFARVKELLKSEPDFPKALGRFADDQAVRILTIHKSKGLEFDSVIIMAVENEIFFGNQDENRCAFFVGVSRAKRRLILTHADHRERPANAGRWNISRTAQSEYFSYVTPFVAGKNLK; this is encoded by the coding sequence ATGATTGCTGCTGAAGCATGGCAACCCGCCGATGGGCTGACGTTGGAACCAAATGCAAAACGAGCAGCAAAAGCACGTAAGCGCTGCTTGGCACTCACAGCCGGACCTGGTGCAGGTAAAACGGAAATGCTTGCGCAACGAGCAGACTTTCTTTTGCGTACAGGAACATGCCGGTACCCTAAGCGGATTCTAGCGATATCCTTCAAGGTTGATGCCAGCCGAAACCTAAAAGAGCGTGTCGAACGGCGGTGCGGGCCCGATCTTGCCTCGCGTTTTGATAGCTATACCTTCCATGCGTTTGCCAAACGTATCATCGATCGTTTCAGGCCGGTGCTCACGGGGAAAAATGCTCTGGATGCAGGTTATACAATTGTAGACAAGAAAAATGGCCCTTCGCGTACTCAAATTGAATTCGGCGATCTAGTCCCGTTGGCAATCCAGATATTGCAAACCTCAAAAATTGCCCGAAATGCAATTCGGAAAACTTACAGCGATATTTTCTTGGATGAGTTCCAGGATTGCACGAATTTACAATATGACTTAGTTAAGCTTGCTTTCCAGGGGACTAGTCTTCGCCTTACGGCAGTAGGTGATACTAAACAAAAAATTATGGCTTGGGCTGGGGCGCTGGATGGTATTTTCCAAACCTTTGCCAATGATTTTAATGCTGTACCACTTAACATGTATCGCAATTTCCGTTCTAAACCAAAATTGCTTCGGGTTCAGAATGAAATTATTCGTACGCTTGATCCTGACTCTGTCATGCCAGATGAACAATTGGATGGCGATGAAGGTGAGGTTTATGCCTACCGTTTTGAAGACAGCTGTAAAGAAGCCATCTATTTAGCTGATCTAATAAATAGTTGGATAAATTCAGAACAATTACCACCTGCAGAAATTGCAGTCTTGGTTTCCAAACAGTTGGAACTTTATGCTGACCACCTTATGATTGAGTTGGAAGTACGCGGTATTCCATATCGTAACGAGCAACAATTGCAGGATATCACTATAGAACCTGCCGCACGTTTGATCGTAGATTATTTATCATGTCTCTATGGTAAGCGTGAACCTAAGGCTTGGATTAGATTGATGAATCAAATGATTCCTTTTGCCGATGAAGAAATACAGTCAAGTGCGAAAAAGGATCTTGATCAACTAATTAAAAAACAACGTAAAAAAGTATCTGATGCTAGGCATACAGACTCACCTTTTTCAGATTGGGTACAATTGGCAATAGAGTTTCTGAAGTATATCGGCTCCAAAATGCTGGTTGCTTTATCACCTGACTATGAAACTCGTTCGCGTTTAAATGATGTTATCCATGAAACTTTTGCGCGGGTTAAAGAATTGCTGAAGTCAGAACCAGATTTTCCAAAAGCGTTGGGACGTTTTGCGGATGATCAGGCTGTGCGCATTCTGACCATTCATAAAAGTAAAGGGTTGGAATTCGACTCTGTCATTATCATGGCGGTTGAAAACGAGATTTTCTTTGGCAATCAAGATGAGAATCGTTGCGCTTTTTTCGTTGGTGTTTCGCGAGCGAAACGACGATTGATTCTCACACATGCCGATCATCGAGAACGTCCTGCTAACGCTGGCCGTTGGAATATTAGTCGAACTGCTCAATCTGAGTATTTTAGTTACGTCACTCCATTTGTAGCGGGTAAAAATCTTAAGTAA
- a CDS encoding GTPase family protein has product MKKSEDSLLLQQSLSGLPQWASERILQQVNQLTNYEPVIGIMGKTGSGKSSLCNTLFAGEVSPVSDVAACTREPLRFRLQVGERHMTLVDLPGVGESSSRDAEYAALYRQQFPRLDLILWLIKADDRALAVDEHFYHQVIGEAYRHKVLLVISQSDKVEPTSGGERLSTEQKQNISRKIALLHELFQPVNPVCAVSVRLQWGLRVMAERMIRCLPREASSPVAVQLSVPLRTDAINKKARDDFGETVGTLLDTLSSVPLIPTPVRTIIQAVRDTVVSVARAVWSFFF; this is encoded by the coding sequence ATGAAAAAATCTGAAGATTCATTATTGCTGCAACAATCGCTTTCTGGTCTACCGCAGTGGGCATCAGAGCGGATTCTGCAGCAAGTAAACCAGCTTACTAACTATGAGCCAGTAATTGGTATCATGGGCAAAACTGGCTCTGGCAAGAGCAGTCTTTGCAATACCCTGTTTGCCGGTGAGGTATCGCCAGTCAGTGACGTGGCCGCCTGCACTCGTGAGCCACTACGCTTTCGCCTGCAAGTGGGGGAGCGCCATATGACGCTGGTGGACCTCCCCGGTGTGGGGGAAAGTAGTTCACGCGATGCGGAATATGCAGCGCTTTACCGTCAGCAATTTCCCCGACTCGACCTGATACTGTGGTTGATCAAGGCTGATGATCGGGCGCTGGCGGTGGATGAGCACTTTTATCATCAGGTGATTGGAGAGGCTTACCGGCATAAGGTGCTGCTTGTTATCAGCCAGTCGGATAAGGTTGAGCCCACCAGCGGAGGAGAGCGATTATCCACAGAGCAGAAGCAGAATATCAGCCGTAAAATTGCCCTGCTGCATGAGCTATTCCAGCCGGTAAATCCGGTCTGTGCAGTGTCAGTACGTCTGCAGTGGGGACTACGGGTGATGGCAGAGCGGATGATTCGCTGCCTTCCCCGTGAGGCCAGTAGCCCCGTGGCGGTACAACTCAGTGTGCCGCTTCGTACTGATGCCATTAATAAAAAAGCCCGCGACGATTTTGGTGAGACGGTAGGTACGTTACTGGATACGCTAAGCTCCGTGCCGCTGATACCGACCCCGGTTCGGACCATCATCCAGGCTGTACGCGACACAGTGGTATCGGTCGCCCGTGCCGTCTGGAGTTTCTTCTTCTGA
- a CDS encoding DUF932 domain-containing protein, protein MTRLASRFGAANVIRRDRPLTREELFRVVPSVFSEDKHESRSERYTYIPTISLLDSLQREGFQPFFACQTRVRDPERREHTKHMLRLRREGQITGKQVPEIILLNSHDGSSSYQMLPGLFREVCQNGLICGETFGEVRVPHKGDVVSQVIEGAYEVLGIFDRVEEKRDAMQSLMLPPPVRQALAKAAINYRFGEDHQPVTEAQVLTPRRYEDYSDDLWTTYQRIQENLIKGGLSGRSAKGGRTHTRAVRGIDGDVKLNRALWVMAETLLEQL, encoded by the coding sequence ATGACCCGTCTGGCTTCGCGCTTTGGCGCAGCTAATGTTATCCGTCGTGATCGCCCGTTAACCCGTGAAGAGCTGTTCCGCGTGGTGCCCAGCGTATTCAGTGAGGACAAACACGAATCCCGTAGTGAACGCTACACGTACATACCTACTATTTCCCTGCTCGACAGCTTGCAGCGCGAGGGCTTTCAGCCGTTCTTTGCCTGCCAGACCCGTGTGCGAGATCCTGAGCGTCGGGAGCACACCAAACATATGTTGCGTCTGCGCCGTGAGGGGCAAATTACGGGTAAACAGGTGCCGGAAATCATTCTGCTGAATTCCCACGATGGCTCCAGTTCATACCAGATGCTGCCAGGGTTATTTCGTGAGGTTTGCCAGAATGGGCTCATTTGTGGGGAGACCTTTGGCGAGGTGCGGGTGCCGCATAAAGGCGATGTGGTGAGTCAGGTGATTGAAGGGGCGTATGAGGTACTGGGGATTTTTGACCGGGTGGAGGAAAAGCGCGATGCGATGCAGTCGCTGATGCTGCCACCTCCGGTCCGTCAGGCACTCGCCAAAGCCGCAATAAATTACCGCTTTGGCGAGGACCACCAGCCAGTAACCGAGGCGCAGGTTCTGACTCCCCGTCGTTACGAGGATTACAGTGATGACCTGTGGACCACCTATCAGCGTATCCAGGAAAACCTGATTAAGGGCGGGTTAAGTGGTCGTAGTGCAAAAGGTGGACGGACCCATACCCGCGCGGTACGTGGCATCGATGGCGATGTGAAGCTTAACCGGGCATTGTGGGTGATGGCAGAAACTCTGCTTGAGCAGCTGTAA